One Sebaldella sp. S0638 DNA segment encodes these proteins:
- a CDS encoding autotransporter domain-containing protein, whose protein sequence is MKKNKKLLLSFLALNAAFSLYGETTPLISKYDRMYNNTVKNINQGKTNEKNHQAIQKILNKKNKELKDLYLQGDYIVKPEYLEWQVFFTGFYGEYGKGVDNSAENAEYHSKVSGYYDTSGNYVITGGNTGGLAGKGYKALQQPKDINLGVSIPLKGLSRDPLNLSLTPAGEININPGSQNITPPVFSINPAVTTNTFNIDIPLIVINPPTVQAPFSVRPPGTGNGDETYTALRPTDIGTNYRGYTAMISQYNLTSGNMTAHFSGSGYSGLSNCTSGGCLTSFDVENLNGTIDWRIGNGANYGATDPTLTNLTVSSAPGVGKVVYDSVTALYKITAAEKIVLGIPGNPIGGTADNLVMTLESKATGNDMPHLIQFDPHTGTSRKYAAYAEDHYGNATGRTNTSDMESDGDKRVQYYYNVLENHGLLQLKGSNGLLIGLQSHNGIVSAIYENYGEMIGLNDSSSSTNHVGHAFIAAQANSYNHRRFEFYNKAGALVELRAKNSIAYYYGDVNIYSTNKTPHYNIFNEGRIVLYGSENIGISTNGATRELEGSKIVLDKPVEINGDKSIGVEISKLMDDGYETPVSENPSGGTGIYDARPSAIRVIIGNEENKYAGNSTGTNSAGTSFDSSYVEDSVGLFVNKSGLTYRLKDFGFEFGEYARYGKMVYLKAGSLYLDNRETSAINITAGKDNYVFISDTADSDLTLNPDLNIGTDAKPVDGTIGILGINNGKIHFGASNSVKTYGENSHAVIIQSGSVLNNTTAGLDHSFEVKGKGSIALYVNQATADFSDSGEINIKAVGEKAVGVYNSSGVVKLGLSGTGTGTYEADGLNSVLFYNKTTNAANSIETSGSVFTVKNGGLFSYIENKLTSPQIKFTNTGGTTLNLSDGARGFIYTGNNTTVAASDIQTYFNNNYSGHGNMTVNLSSNASLFVIQEFGTISLDDVNTVAAGTGIFSQINNNGGKNAFLTKGTLVLNPSSNLVDLDSPSELYLNIDKALLGITVNAGVTVKGTNGGQVALADDNSYEAALHVKMENNGTINLTGLSSIGIYANNGKITNNNIINVLGDDSLGIFSENGTVTSNTGTINTGNGGVGIYGISHQNPGTVPAHGGGLIDITNTGTIKAGTGTNAIGIYADNNRTGGTAADAVVALSNGTINVKDSENAVGVYVNKGTVTDAGSRITVGKNGVALYAKDSSVSLNGITIDLNGDNALGIFLDGTSSMTTAGTNTINIDGQNVTLFNMNSSGTVSNNFIVGSVASGSTYTIGNIAGGVFEYTGNSELTANGTLVSGKQSAIYLNGSTITSRAGSTNVAAIALDGQYTGITPLPSGMTAGIDGENNGTIILGDSSAGIYGKNGSRMSNKGIITVGNSSAGLMASGTGSKALNSGMINVGAGSQGIYLKDGTNADNAGTGNIVSSSAGAIGIYADNNTGIMQISNDGIINLAGDKSVGVYTTGTNSFIIDNNSTGIITVGASTNASDPAIAIYGSVAGSVITNHGTINSGADSIGVYSNSGTADNNGVFNIGDAGIGIYSANGTVNLNTGSAMNMGTNGAVAVYGTSSTVTNSTNLNIGSNNYGFILKGGSFTNGAGTNSILGTDSVYMYSTEAITVVNDGNITMTGPNNVGFYMAKDPVSGIGGGNIINNAGAVIAGTAGDNNIGIYNYGGTVDNYGIVMVGGSELKFVDGTSNVDVKGSKYSVGIYGENAAITNFAGGLVTAGYGGFGIVAKGGTADNYGMIITNGDHSTGMYTEDGVITNFAGGIIDVTGKNAIGMAGKGIGSQLINHGTINIDGDGAIGMYGNVGTVIINSSTGIVNVTGNGQAFVSADPADSSHSVSGGATFVNGIMSGNIIESIGNTHALPTLINAGIIKSNGVLALDGLQVMIKPDPATRQPSTSPDYDFELSGTSIIADQITTSKPIVILPGFSDGIIANVLKLEGLIQATSGQYDFISGSLLWEATPKATGTGSDVYMSRKSFTEFTDGLWFEDFGRALENNYLSATGDGMTIYNKTAYIANEESFRHITASLAGNVYANINQRENDIAETFENSLHLLQNSKNNTKENVKISVIAGKGKNKEETDGVVGYDYTTTGVLALREVERTYRHTFGYSAGYLHTGFEFNDGNSSEEWVDTIQLGVHNKYKAEGWEARNDLTGRVSFHNVDRNIDWPSPLGRSEMNGTYETYSITSDNVIGKKFELGKKASIMPYGAFRAMYVTRPTFSENGLEALEVEGNDAWSAKPRAGVELKGAVPLGAKSAWKLKGTLDLAYEYELADLNEREKAKLIAIEDGYHKLSKPQDEKGTFRTRAEVGIEAEDKYGVFITGEYLTGEDKENDYRAGVTLKAVF, encoded by the coding sequence ATGAAAAAAAATAAAAAATTATTATTATCATTTCTAGCACTGAACGCAGCATTCTCACTTTATGGCGAAACTACCCCGCTAATTTCAAAGTATGACAGAATGTATAACAATACGGTGAAAAATATAAATCAAGGAAAGACTAATGAAAAAAATCACCAGGCAATACAGAAAATACTTAATAAAAAAAATAAAGAATTAAAAGATCTGTATTTACAGGGAGATTATATAGTAAAGCCGGAATACCTTGAATGGCAGGTGTTTTTTACGGGCTTTTACGGTGAGTATGGAAAAGGCGTGGATAACAGTGCAGAAAATGCAGAATATCATTCAAAAGTATCAGGATATTATGATACAAGCGGGAATTATGTAATTACAGGCGGAAACACAGGAGGACTTGCAGGCAAAGGCTACAAAGCGCTTCAGCAGCCTAAGGATATAAATCTGGGCGTAAGTATTCCTCTGAAAGGTCTTTCAAGAGATCCGCTGAATTTATCACTAACGCCGGCAGGGGAAATTAATATAAATCCCGGTTCGCAAAATATAACACCGCCGGTATTTTCAATTAATCCGGCAGTTACTACCAATACATTTAATATAGACATACCGCTTATAGTAATTAATCCACCTACTGTTCAGGCGCCGTTTTCAGTTAGGCCGCCGGGAACAGGGAACGGAGATGAGACATACACAGCATTAAGACCAACTGATATAGGAACTAATTACCGTGGTTATACAGCAATGATATCACAGTATAATCTTACAAGCGGGAATATGACAGCACATTTTTCGGGAAGCGGATACAGCGGATTAAGCAATTGTACTTCAGGAGGATGTTTAACAAGTTTTGATGTGGAAAATCTGAATGGAACAATTGACTGGAGAATTGGTAACGGTGCTAATTACGGGGCTACAGATCCAACATTGACCAATCTTACAGTAAGTTCAGCTCCAGGGGTAGGAAAAGTGGTTTATGACAGTGTAACAGCTTTGTATAAAATAACAGCGGCTGAAAAGATAGTATTGGGAATCCCCGGGAATCCAATAGGGGGAACAGCAGATAATCTGGTTATGACATTAGAGTCAAAAGCCACAGGAAATGATATGCCGCATTTAATACAGTTTGATCCTCATACGGGAACAAGCAGAAAATATGCAGCATATGCAGAAGACCATTATGGAAATGCAACGGGAAGAACAAATACTTCGGATATGGAATCAGATGGAGATAAAAGAGTACAGTATTATTATAATGTTTTGGAAAATCACGGTCTGCTCCAGCTTAAAGGAAGCAACGGACTGCTCATAGGTCTGCAGTCTCATAACGGAATTGTAAGTGCGATTTATGAAAATTACGGTGAAATGATAGGGCTTAATGACAGCAGCAGTTCTACCAATCATGTGGGACATGCTTTTATAGCAGCGCAGGCAAACAGCTATAATCACAGAAGATTCGAATTTTACAATAAAGCCGGAGCATTAGTGGAACTTCGGGCAAAAAACAGTATTGCATATTATTATGGCGATGTAAATATTTATTCTACCAACAAAACACCGCATTATAATATTTTTAACGAAGGGCGTATTGTTCTTTACGGAAGTGAAAATATAGGGATTTCTACCAATGGAGCAACACGTGAGCTGGAAGGCTCGAAGATAGTTCTTGATAAACCTGTAGAAATAAACGGGGACAAGAGTATAGGGGTAGAAATTTCAAAATTGATGGATGACGGGTATGAAACTCCGGTAAGCGAGAATCCAAGCGGAGGAACCGGGATTTATGATGCACGTCCTTCAGCAATAAGAGTGATCATAGGTAATGAAGAAAATAAATATGCCGGAAACAGTACAGGAACTAATTCAGCGGGAACTTCTTTTGACAGCAGCTATGTAGAAGATTCTGTGGGGTTATTTGTAAATAAATCCGGACTAACATACAGACTGAAAGATTTTGGATTTGAATTCGGGGAATATGCCAGATACGGAAAAATGGTGTATTTGAAAGCAGGGAGCCTGTACCTGGATAACAGAGAAACTTCAGCTATAAATATAACAGCAGGAAAAGATAACTATGTATTTATAAGTGATACAGCAGATTCAGACCTGACACTGAATCCTGACTTAAATATAGGAACTGATGCAAAACCTGTAGACGGAACAATAGGAATTCTGGGAATAAATAACGGAAAAATACATTTCGGAGCTTCAAACAGTGTAAAAACATACGGGGAAAACAGCCATGCAGTGATAATACAGAGCGGTTCTGTTCTGAATAATACCACAGCAGGACTGGATCATAGTTTTGAAGTAAAAGGAAAAGGAAGCATAGCGCTGTATGTAAATCAGGCAACAGCTGATTTTAGTGATTCCGGTGAGATAAATATAAAAGCAGTCGGCGAAAAAGCTGTAGGGGTATATAATTCATCAGGAGTGGTAAAACTGGGTCTTTCGGGTACAGGAACAGGTACTTATGAGGCAGACGGATTAAACAGCGTTTTGTTCTATAATAAAACTACAAATGCAGCAAATTCCATAGAGACATCAGGGTCGGTTTTTACTGTGAAAAACGGAGGATTATTTTCATATATAGAAAATAAACTGACTTCCCCTCAGATAAAATTTACAAATACAGGCGGAACAACACTTAATTTATCTGACGGAGCCAGAGGATTTATATATACAGGAAATAATACAACAGTGGCTGCAAGTGATATTCAGACATATTTTAACAATAATTACAGCGGTCACGGTAATATGACTGTAAACTTAAGCTCAAATGCGAGTTTATTTGTAATACAGGAGTTCGGGACTATAAGTCTTGATGATGTTAATACTGTGGCAGCTGGTACTGGAATATTCAGCCAGATAAATAATAACGGCGGGAAAAATGCTTTTCTGACTAAAGGAACACTGGTACTTAATCCTTCTTCCAATTTAGTGGATTTAGATAGTCCGTCAGAATTATATCTGAATATAGATAAAGCCCTGTTAGGAATAACAGTAAATGCCGGTGTGACAGTGAAAGGAACAAACGGCGGACAGGTAGCTTTAGCTGATGATAATTCTTACGAAGCTGCTCTGCATGTGAAAATGGAAAATAACGGAACAATTAATCTCACAGGTCTTTCATCAATTGGAATATATGCAAATAACGGGAAGATAACAAATAATAATATAATAAATGTTTTGGGAGACGATTCACTGGGGATATTCAGCGAGAATGGGACAGTGACATCAAATACCGGAACTATAAATACAGGTAACGGCGGTGTAGGAATATACGGAATATCACATCAAAATCCGGGGACTGTTCCTGCACACGGCGGGGGACTTATAGATATAACAAATACCGGAACAATAAAAGCGGGAACAGGAACGAATGCAATAGGAATATATGCTGATAATAACAGAACTGGAGGAACTGCTGCTGATGCTGTTGTTGCTCTTTCAAACGGGACAATAAATGTAAAAGATTCTGAAAATGCTGTTGGAGTGTATGTAAATAAAGGGACAGTTACAGATGCGGGTTCAAGAATTACAGTAGGTAAAAATGGTGTGGCATTATATGCCAAAGACAGCAGTGTTTCATTAAACGGAATTACAATTGACTTAAACGGGGACAATGCTCTCGGAATATTTTTGGACGGGACATCATCTATGACAACTGCCGGAACAAATACTATAAATATAGACGGACAGAATGTTACTTTATTTAATATGAACTCAAGCGGAACTGTAAGTAATAATTTCATAGTAGGAAGTGTTGCTTCAGGATCTACATATACTATCGGGAACATAGCAGGAGGAGTATTTGAATATACTGGAAACAGTGAACTTACTGCAAACGGGACACTTGTATCAGGCAAACAGTCAGCAATATATCTAAATGGATCAACAATTACTTCAAGAGCAGGTTCGACAAATGTAGCAGCAATAGCACTTGATGGTCAATACACAGGGATAACTCCTCTGCCGTCAGGAATGACAGCGGGAATTGACGGAGAAAATAACGGAACTATTATTCTGGGGGACAGTTCAGCGGGAATATACGGAAAGAACGGCTCAAGAATGAGTAATAAAGGGATAATTACTGTTGGTAATTCTTCTGCGGGATTAATGGCTTCAGGAACTGGATCAAAGGCTCTGAACAGCGGAATGATAAATGTGGGAGCCGGTTCACAGGGTATCTATCTTAAAGACGGAACAAATGCAGATAATGCAGGAACAGGAAATATAGTAAGCAGCAGTGCAGGAGCAATAGGAATATATGCAGACAATAATACCGGAATAATGCAGATAAGCAATGACGGAATTATTAATTTAGCGGGAGATAAGTCTGTAGGAGTGTATACAACAGGAACAAATAGTTTTATAATAGACAATAATTCTACAGGAATAATAACAGTGGGTGCTTCAACAAATGCTTCAGATCCGGCAATAGCAATTTACGGGTCAGTGGCAGGAAGTGTAATAACAAATCACGGGACTATCAATTCAGGTGCTGATTCAATAGGTGTTTACAGTAACAGTGGAACGGCAGACAATAACGGAGTATTTAATATAGGTGACGCAGGAATAGGAATATACTCGGCAAACGGAACTGTTAATCTGAATACCGGTTCTGCAATGAATATGGGGACAAACGGAGCAGTGGCTGTATACGGGACTTCTTCAACAGTGACTAATTCAACTAATTTGAATATAGGAAGTAATAATTACGGATTTATTCTAAAAGGCGGGTCTTTCACAAACGGAGCCGGAACAAACAGTATTCTGGGGACTGATTCTGTATATATGTACAGTACAGAAGCAATAACAGTAGTTAATGACGGTAATATAACAATGACAGGGCCGAATAATGTAGGTTTCTATATGGCTAAAGATCCTGTGAGCGGTATAGGCGGAGGAAATATTATTAACAATGCCGGAGCTGTCATAGCAGGCACAGCAGGGGATAATAACATAGGGATTTATAACTACGGCGGAACAGTGGATAACTATGGTATAGTTATGGTAGGCGGCTCAGAGCTTAAATTTGTCGACGGTACTTCAAATGTAGATGTCAAAGGCAGTAAATATTCAGTGGGAATATATGGAGAAAATGCTGCAATCACTAACTTTGCCGGCGGATTAGTAACGGCAGGTTACGGCGGTTTTGGAATAGTGGCTAAAGGCGGAACTGCGGATAACTATGGTATGATAATCACAAACGGAGATCATTCTACCGGAATGTATACAGAAGACGGGGTAATTACAAACTTCGCCGGCGGAATTATAGATGTAACAGGTAAAAATGCAATAGGAATGGCAGGAAAAGGTATAGGTTCACAGCTGATAAATCACGGAACGATAAATATAGACGGTGACGGAGCGATAGGAATGTATGGTAATGTGGGTACTGTGATTATTAACAGTTCTACAGGTATTGTAAATGTAACAGGGAATGGTCAGGCTTTTGTATCGGCTGATCCTGCAGATTCATCACACAGTGTAAGCGGCGGAGCAACATTCGTAAATGGAATAATGAGTGGGAATATAATAGAATCAATAGGAAATACACATGCATTGCCAACACTGATAAATGCAGGAATAATAAAGTCAAATGGTGTACTTGCATTAGACGGATTACAAGTAATGATAAAACCAGATCCTGCAACAAGACAGCCTTCAACAAGTCCTGATTATGATTTTGAATTATCGGGGACATCAATAATAGCTGATCAGATAACAACATCGAAGCCTATAGTGATACTTCCGGGATTTTCAGACGGAATAATTGCCAATGTGTTAAAACTGGAAGGGCTAATACAGGCAACATCAGGACAGTATGACTTTATAAGCGGATCGCTGTTATGGGAAGCTACGCCTAAAGCAACAGGAACAGGTTCTGATGTGTATATGTCAAGAAAGTCATTTACAGAATTTACAGACGGACTATGGTTTGAAGATTTTGGAAGAGCACTGGAAAATAATTATCTTAGTGCAACAGGTGACGGAATGACAATATACAATAAAACAGCCTATATAGCAAATGAAGAAAGTTTCAGACATATAACAGCAAGTCTTGCAGGAAATGTATATGCTAATATAAATCAGAGAGAGAATGATATAGCGGAAACTTTTGAGAATTCATTACACCTGTTACAAAATTCAAAAAATAATACTAAAGAAAATGTAAAGATAAGTGTAATAGCCGGAAAAGGGAAAAATAAAGAAGAAACAGACGGAGTGGTGGGTTATGATTACACTACAACGGGAGTACTGGCACTTAGGGAAGTAGAAAGAACATACAGACATACATTTGGATATTCTGCGGGATATTTACATACAGGATTCGAGTTTAATGACGGGAACAGCAGTGAAGAATGGGTAGATACTATTCAGCTCGGAGTACATAATAAATATAAGGCAGAAGGCTGGGAAGCAAGAAATGATCTCACTGGAAGAGTAAGTTTTCATAATGTGGACAGAAATATAGACTGGCCGTCGCCTCTGGGAAGATCAGAAATGAACGGAACATATGAAACTTACAGTATAACAAGTGACAATGTTATAGGGAAAAAATTCGAACTGGGCAAAAAGGCAAGTATAATGCCTTATGGAGCGTTCAGAGCAATGTATGTGACAAGACCGACATTTAGTGAAAACGGACTTGAAGCACTGGAAGTAGAAGGAAATGATGCATGGAGTGCAAAACCCAGAGCAGGAGTGGAGCTGAAAGGTGCAGTGCCTTTGGGTGCAAAATCAGCATGGAAATTAAAAGGTACACTTGATCTGGCATATGAATATGAACTTGCAGATTTGAATGAAAGAGAAAAAGCAAAATTAATAGCCATAGAAGACGGGTATCATAAATTATCAAAACCACAGGATGAAAAAGGGACATTCAGAACAAGAGCAGAAGTGGGAATAGAAGCAGAAGATAAGTATGGAGTTTTCATTACCGGGGAGTACTTAACCGGAGAAGATAAAGAAAATGACTACAGAGCAGGAGTAACATTAAAAGCAGTATTTTAA